The following coding sequences lie in one Vespula pensylvanica isolate Volc-1 chromosome 7, ASM1446617v1, whole genome shotgun sequence genomic window:
- the LOC122630788 gene encoding phosphatidylinositol-binding clathrin assembly protein unc-11 isoform X9 encodes MAGQTINDRLLAARHSIAGQGLAKSVCKATTEEMIGPKKKHLDYLIHCTNEPNVSIPQLANLLIERSQNTNWTVVFKALITVHHMLCYGNERFTQYLASSNSTFQLSNFLDKSGVQAGARVGYDMSPFIRRYAKYLNEKALSYRTVAFDFCKVKRGKEDGTLRTMNAEKLLKTLPVLQSQLDALLEFDCTANDLTNGVINMAFMLLFRDLIRLFACYNDGIINLLEKYFDMNKKQCRDALELYKKFLIRMDRVGDFLKVAEDVGIDKGDIPDLTKAPSSLLDALEQHLASLEGKKGSAANTPTQSASNRTNIKSGVSALSSTSTAFGTAASNARLDHTGNGHIDEALRQQALAEEEAAMNQYKAKVQSPSGGPSTNPFLSSPTNNANQPIVDLFSAAPATDSQPQKASDDLLQLAGNPFADMFGAPQQAPPAQSAQVQNNMWMTNGNGFAATPANNNFVTDNSFSSVFGNQDQQSTGAPGTAGSVPNPFMSDFPTAASQASNAAAALGLFDQSGVTAGSNAGEAQAAAAATAAAAAAASQSGGDLFSAGGQADLFGGDSAMLKAADGSSGDVAAGGAQVPSAVAPSTALTSGKSTATPPPRPPPPATATNGTPRALSPAVSGASPGRPASGPASTAASAAPSKSAFDDLNDSIRMALGGSPSRPAPLAQHAPPTQQQQQQQQQQQQQQQPSQQPVQQGFAMFDMGSSMGATGHPMMAGGQMVGYGVPPSSQVPPVGYGSPAKQPMSAAGQSATTAAASGKVLTGDLDSSLASLAQNLTINKSTQQQVKGMQWNSPKNTAKTGGPAGWTPQPMAATTGAGYRPMGQGMTQLPATTTLAFPPQTAPLDFKWNDGKEAPIL; translated from the exons ATCTCATTCATTGTACGAACGAGCCAAACGTTTCGATACCACAACTCGCTAATCTTTTGATAGAACGATCGCAAAATACAAATTGGACGGTCGTTTTTAAAGCTCTCATAACGGTGCATCATATGCTTTGTTATGGCAATGAG AGGTTTACACAATACTTGGCGTCGAGCAACAGCACGTTTCAGCTCAGCAATTTCCTCGATAAAAGCGGAGTACAAG CTGGAGCACGCGTCG GTTACGACATGTCACCGTTTATCAGACGATATGCCAAATACTTGAACGAGAAGGCTCTTTCATACAGGACGGTTGCATTTGATTTCTGCAAAGTCAAAAGAGG aaaagaagacGGCACGTTGCGTACCATGAATGCAGAAAAACTACTAAAAACTTTGCCTGTCCTACAATCGCAATTGGATGCACTTCTAGAATTTGATTGTACAGCAAACGATCTTACAAATGGTGTTATAAATATGGCATTTATGCTTCTATTCCGAGACCTCATACGTTTGTTTGCCTGTTACAATGATGGAATTATTAATCTCTTAg aaaAGTATTTTGACATGAACAAAAAACAATGTCGAGATGCTTTGGAATTGTATAAAAAGTTTCTCATAAGAATGGATAGGGTTGGTGACTTTTTAAAAGTCGCAGag gATGTTGGTATCGATAAAGGCGATATACCGGATTTGACGAAG gCACCGAGTAGTTTGTTAGATGCGTTAGAACAGCATCTTGCATCATTAGAAGGGAAAAAGGGCTCTGCTGCAAATACGCCAACTCAATCGGCAAG CAATAGAACGAATATAAAGTCGGGAGTGTCCGCCCTGTCTTCCACCAGTACCGCATTTGGAACGGCAGCTAGTAACGCACGGCTCGATCATACTGGAAATGGACATATCGACGAAGCATTGAGGCAACAAGCTCTTGCGGAAGAGGAAGCAGCGATGAATCAGTACAAG GCAAAAGTGCAATCGCCCTCAGGTGGTCCAAGTACAAATCCTTTCTTGAGTTCTCCTACCAACAATGCCAATCAGCCAATAGTTGATCTATTTAGTGCAGCACCAGCAACGGATAGCCAG cCACAAAAAGCATCCGATGATTTGCTCCAACTGGCAGGAAATCCTTTCGCAGATATGTTTGGTGCACCGCAACAAGCTCCTCCAGCACAGTCTGCACAAGTACAAAATAATATGTGGATGACCAACGGTAATG GTTTTGCAGCGACACCAGCAAATAATAACTTTGTTACAGATAATAGCTTTTCCTCTGTTTTTGGAAATCAGGATCAACAGTCAA CTGGTGCCCCAGGAACAGCCGGATCCGTACCCAATCCCTTTATGTCCGACTTCCCAACCGCCGCTTCCCAAGCTAGCAATGCAGCCGCTGCTCTAGGGCTGTTCGATCAAAGCGGCGTTACTGCCGGTAGTAACGCTGGCGAAGCtcaagcagcagcagcagcaacagcagcagcagcagcggcggCATCACAAAGCGGCGGAGACCTCTTCAGTGCCGGCGGTCAGGCAGATCTCTTTGGGGGCGACTCTGCAATGCTCAAGGCCGCAGATGGGAGCTCTGGGGACGTCGCGGCCGGCGGTGCACAAGTACCGTCGGCCGTTGCGCCCTCGACTGCTCTTACCTCTGGCAAGTCCACTGCCACGCCGCCTCCCAGACCACCGCCTCCCGCGACAGCTACCAATGGTACACCACGTGCATTGTCTCCAGCTGTTAGCGGAGCATCACCTGGTAGGCCAGCCTCGGGGCCTGCTTCAACTGCCGCCAGTGCAGCCCCGAGCAAGAGTGCATTCGATGATCTAAATGACAGTATTCGCATGGCACTGGGTGGGTCTCCGTCGCGACCGGCACCCCTTGCTCAGCACGCTCCTCCTacgcaacagcagcagcaacaacagcaacaacaacaacagcaacagcaaccaTCGCAACAACCCGTCCAACAGGGCTTCGCCATGTTCGACATGGGAAGTAGTATGGGGGCCACTGGCCACCCGATGATGGCCGGTGGCCAGATGGTTGGTTACGGTGTTCCTCCGTCGTCTCAAGTACCCCCTGTCGGCTATGGTTCTCCGGCTAAGCAGCCAATGTCAG CAGCTGGACAATCAGCAACTACCGCGGCAGCCAGTGGTAAAGTCCTAACTGGAGATCTAGATAGTAGCCTTGCCAGTTTAGCACAGAATTTgacgattaataaaagtaCTCAACAGCAAGTTAA GGGAATGCAATGGAATTCTCCAAAAAATACGGCTAAAACCGGTGGTCCTGCTGGATGGACACCACAACCAATGGCAGCTACTACTGGCGCTGGATATCGTCCTATG GGTCAAGGAATGACGCAACTTCCTGCTACAACCACGTTGGCCTTTCCCCCACAGACAGCACCATTG gatTTCAAATGGAATGACGGAAAGGAAGCACCGATTTTGTAA
- the LOC122630788 gene encoding phosphatidylinositol-binding clathrin assembly protein unc-11 isoform X1, translated as MAGQTINDRLLAARHSIAGQGLAKSVCKATTEEMIGPKKKHLDYLIHCTNEPNVSIPQLANLLIERSQNTNWTVVFKALITVHHMLCYGNERFTQYLASSNSTFQLSNFLDKSGVQAGARVGYDMSPFIRRYAKYLNEKALSYRTVAFDFCKVKRGKEDGTLRTMNAEKLLKTLPVLQSQLDALLEFDCTANDLTNGVINMAFMLLFRDLIRLFACYNDGIINLLEKYFDMNKKQCRDALELYKKFLIRMDRVGDFLKVAEDVGIDKGDIPDLTKAPSSLLDALEQHLASLEGKKGSAANTPTQSASNRTNIKSGVSALSSTSTAFGTAASNARLDHTGNGHIDEALRQQALAEEEAAMNQYKAKVQSPSGGPSTNPFLSSPTNNANQPIVDLFSAAPATDSQPQKASDDLLQLAGNPFADMFGAPQQAPPAQSAQVQNNMWMTNGNGFAATPANNNFVTDNSFSSVFGNQDQQSTGAPGTAGSVPNPFMSDFPTAASQASNAAAALGLFDQSGVTAGSNAGEAQAAAAATAAAAAAASQSGGDLFSAGGQADLFGGDSAMLKAADGSSGDVAAGGAQVPSAVAPSTALTSGKSTATPPPRPPPPATATNGTPRALSPAVSGASPGRPASGPASTAASAAPSKSAFDDLNDSIRMALGGSPSRPAPLAQHAPPTQQQQQQQQQQQQQQQPSQQPVQQGFAMFDMGSSMGATGHPMMAGGQMVGYGVPPSSQVPPVGYGSPAKQPMSAAGQSATTAAASGKVLTGDLDSSLASLAQNLTINKSTQQQVKGMQWNSPKNTAKTGGPAGWTPQPMAATTGAGYRPMGQGMTQLPATTTLAFPPQTAPLGMQGMPMGMQGMQGMRPMMGTMPGPAAGGGGMMVTGGAAPMMMPNANPMMGANLQQQQPQPAAAQPQGNAVQLDPFGAL; from the exons ATCTCATTCATTGTACGAACGAGCCAAACGTTTCGATACCACAACTCGCTAATCTTTTGATAGAACGATCGCAAAATACAAATTGGACGGTCGTTTTTAAAGCTCTCATAACGGTGCATCATATGCTTTGTTATGGCAATGAG AGGTTTACACAATACTTGGCGTCGAGCAACAGCACGTTTCAGCTCAGCAATTTCCTCGATAAAAGCGGAGTACAAG CTGGAGCACGCGTCG GTTACGACATGTCACCGTTTATCAGACGATATGCCAAATACTTGAACGAGAAGGCTCTTTCATACAGGACGGTTGCATTTGATTTCTGCAAAGTCAAAAGAGG aaaagaagacGGCACGTTGCGTACCATGAATGCAGAAAAACTACTAAAAACTTTGCCTGTCCTACAATCGCAATTGGATGCACTTCTAGAATTTGATTGTACAGCAAACGATCTTACAAATGGTGTTATAAATATGGCATTTATGCTTCTATTCCGAGACCTCATACGTTTGTTTGCCTGTTACAATGATGGAATTATTAATCTCTTAg aaaAGTATTTTGACATGAACAAAAAACAATGTCGAGATGCTTTGGAATTGTATAAAAAGTTTCTCATAAGAATGGATAGGGTTGGTGACTTTTTAAAAGTCGCAGag gATGTTGGTATCGATAAAGGCGATATACCGGATTTGACGAAG gCACCGAGTAGTTTGTTAGATGCGTTAGAACAGCATCTTGCATCATTAGAAGGGAAAAAGGGCTCTGCTGCAAATACGCCAACTCAATCGGCAAG CAATAGAACGAATATAAAGTCGGGAGTGTCCGCCCTGTCTTCCACCAGTACCGCATTTGGAACGGCAGCTAGTAACGCACGGCTCGATCATACTGGAAATGGACATATCGACGAAGCATTGAGGCAACAAGCTCTTGCGGAAGAGGAAGCAGCGATGAATCAGTACAAG GCAAAAGTGCAATCGCCCTCAGGTGGTCCAAGTACAAATCCTTTCTTGAGTTCTCCTACCAACAATGCCAATCAGCCAATAGTTGATCTATTTAGTGCAGCACCAGCAACGGATAGCCAG cCACAAAAAGCATCCGATGATTTGCTCCAACTGGCAGGAAATCCTTTCGCAGATATGTTTGGTGCACCGCAACAAGCTCCTCCAGCACAGTCTGCACAAGTACAAAATAATATGTGGATGACCAACGGTAATG GTTTTGCAGCGACACCAGCAAATAATAACTTTGTTACAGATAATAGCTTTTCCTCTGTTTTTGGAAATCAGGATCAACAGTCAA CTGGTGCCCCAGGAACAGCCGGATCCGTACCCAATCCCTTTATGTCCGACTTCCCAACCGCCGCTTCCCAAGCTAGCAATGCAGCCGCTGCTCTAGGGCTGTTCGATCAAAGCGGCGTTACTGCCGGTAGTAACGCTGGCGAAGCtcaagcagcagcagcagcaacagcagcagcagcagcggcggCATCACAAAGCGGCGGAGACCTCTTCAGTGCCGGCGGTCAGGCAGATCTCTTTGGGGGCGACTCTGCAATGCTCAAGGCCGCAGATGGGAGCTCTGGGGACGTCGCGGCCGGCGGTGCACAAGTACCGTCGGCCGTTGCGCCCTCGACTGCTCTTACCTCTGGCAAGTCCACTGCCACGCCGCCTCCCAGACCACCGCCTCCCGCGACAGCTACCAATGGTACACCACGTGCATTGTCTCCAGCTGTTAGCGGAGCATCACCTGGTAGGCCAGCCTCGGGGCCTGCTTCAACTGCCGCCAGTGCAGCCCCGAGCAAGAGTGCATTCGATGATCTAAATGACAGTATTCGCATGGCACTGGGTGGGTCTCCGTCGCGACCGGCACCCCTTGCTCAGCACGCTCCTCCTacgcaacagcagcagcaacaacagcaacaacaacaacagcaacagcaaccaTCGCAACAACCCGTCCAACAGGGCTTCGCCATGTTCGACATGGGAAGTAGTATGGGGGCCACTGGCCACCCGATGATGGCCGGTGGCCAGATGGTTGGTTACGGTGTTCCTCCGTCGTCTCAAGTACCCCCTGTCGGCTATGGTTCTCCGGCTAAGCAGCCAATGTCAG CAGCTGGACAATCAGCAACTACCGCGGCAGCCAGTGGTAAAGTCCTAACTGGAGATCTAGATAGTAGCCTTGCCAGTTTAGCACAGAATTTgacgattaataaaagtaCTCAACAGCAAGTTAA GGGAATGCAATGGAATTCTCCAAAAAATACGGCTAAAACCGGTGGTCCTGCTGGATGGACACCACAACCAATGGCAGCTACTACTGGCGCTGGATATCGTCCTATG GGTCAAGGAATGACGCAACTTCCTGCTACAACCACGTTGGCCTTTCCCCCACAGACAGCACCATTG GGTATGCAAGGTATGCCAATGGGCATGCAAGGTATGCAAGGTATGAGGCCGATGATGGGTACAATGCCAGGGCCCGCTGCTGGAGGTGGTGGTATGATGGTTACGGGTGGAGCTGCCCCAATGATGATGCCTAATGCAAATCCTATGATGGGTGCTAATCTTCAGCAGCAGCAACCACAACCTGCTGCTGCTCAGCCACAAGGCAATGCTGTTCAACTTGATCCTTTTGGTGCTCTATGA
- the LOC122630788 gene encoding phosphatidylinositol-binding clathrin assembly protein unc-11 isoform X10 encodes MAGQTINDRLLAARHSIAGQGLAKSVCKATTEEMIGPKKKHLDYLIHCTNEPNVSIPQLANLLIERSQNTNWTVVFKALITVHHMLCYGNERFTQYLASSNSTFQLSNFLDKSGVQAGARVGYDMSPFIRRYAKYLNEKALSYRTVAFDFCKVKRGKEDGTLRTMNAEKLLKTLPVLQSQLDALLEFDCTANDLTNGVINMAFMLLFRDLIRLFACYNDGIINLLEKYFDMNKKQCRDALELYKKFLIRMDRVGDFLKVAEDVGIDKGDIPDLTKAPSSLLDALEQHLASLEGKKGSAANTPTQSASNRTNIKSGVSALSSTSTAFGTAASNARLDHTGNGHIDEALRQQALAEEEAAMNQYKAKVQSPSGGPSTNPFLSSPTNNANQPIVDLFSAAPATDSQPQKASDDLLQLAGNPFADMFGAPQQAPPAQSAQVQNNMWMTNGNGFAATPANNNFVTDNSFSSVFGNQDQQSTGAPGTAGSVPNPFMSDFPTAASQASNAAAALGLFDQSGVTAGSNAGEAQAAAAATAAAAAAASQSGGDLFSAGGQADLFGGDSAMLKAADGSSGDVAAGGAQVPSAVAPSTALTSGKSTATPPPRPPPPATATNGTPRALSPAVSGASPGRPASGPASTAASAAPSKSAFDDLNDSIRMALGGSPSRPAPLAQHAPPTQQQQQQQQQQQQQQQPSQQPVQQGFAMFDMGSSMGATGHPMMAGGQMVGYGVPPSSQVPPVGYGSPAKQPMSAAGQSATTAAASGKVLTGDLDSSLASLAQNLTINKSTQQQVKGMQWNSPKNTAKTGGPAGWTPQPMAATTGAGYRPMDFKWNDGKEAPIL; translated from the exons ATCTCATTCATTGTACGAACGAGCCAAACGTTTCGATACCACAACTCGCTAATCTTTTGATAGAACGATCGCAAAATACAAATTGGACGGTCGTTTTTAAAGCTCTCATAACGGTGCATCATATGCTTTGTTATGGCAATGAG AGGTTTACACAATACTTGGCGTCGAGCAACAGCACGTTTCAGCTCAGCAATTTCCTCGATAAAAGCGGAGTACAAG CTGGAGCACGCGTCG GTTACGACATGTCACCGTTTATCAGACGATATGCCAAATACTTGAACGAGAAGGCTCTTTCATACAGGACGGTTGCATTTGATTTCTGCAAAGTCAAAAGAGG aaaagaagacGGCACGTTGCGTACCATGAATGCAGAAAAACTACTAAAAACTTTGCCTGTCCTACAATCGCAATTGGATGCACTTCTAGAATTTGATTGTACAGCAAACGATCTTACAAATGGTGTTATAAATATGGCATTTATGCTTCTATTCCGAGACCTCATACGTTTGTTTGCCTGTTACAATGATGGAATTATTAATCTCTTAg aaaAGTATTTTGACATGAACAAAAAACAATGTCGAGATGCTTTGGAATTGTATAAAAAGTTTCTCATAAGAATGGATAGGGTTGGTGACTTTTTAAAAGTCGCAGag gATGTTGGTATCGATAAAGGCGATATACCGGATTTGACGAAG gCACCGAGTAGTTTGTTAGATGCGTTAGAACAGCATCTTGCATCATTAGAAGGGAAAAAGGGCTCTGCTGCAAATACGCCAACTCAATCGGCAAG CAATAGAACGAATATAAAGTCGGGAGTGTCCGCCCTGTCTTCCACCAGTACCGCATTTGGAACGGCAGCTAGTAACGCACGGCTCGATCATACTGGAAATGGACATATCGACGAAGCATTGAGGCAACAAGCTCTTGCGGAAGAGGAAGCAGCGATGAATCAGTACAAG GCAAAAGTGCAATCGCCCTCAGGTGGTCCAAGTACAAATCCTTTCTTGAGTTCTCCTACCAACAATGCCAATCAGCCAATAGTTGATCTATTTAGTGCAGCACCAGCAACGGATAGCCAG cCACAAAAAGCATCCGATGATTTGCTCCAACTGGCAGGAAATCCTTTCGCAGATATGTTTGGTGCACCGCAACAAGCTCCTCCAGCACAGTCTGCACAAGTACAAAATAATATGTGGATGACCAACGGTAATG GTTTTGCAGCGACACCAGCAAATAATAACTTTGTTACAGATAATAGCTTTTCCTCTGTTTTTGGAAATCAGGATCAACAGTCAA CTGGTGCCCCAGGAACAGCCGGATCCGTACCCAATCCCTTTATGTCCGACTTCCCAACCGCCGCTTCCCAAGCTAGCAATGCAGCCGCTGCTCTAGGGCTGTTCGATCAAAGCGGCGTTACTGCCGGTAGTAACGCTGGCGAAGCtcaagcagcagcagcagcaacagcagcagcagcagcggcggCATCACAAAGCGGCGGAGACCTCTTCAGTGCCGGCGGTCAGGCAGATCTCTTTGGGGGCGACTCTGCAATGCTCAAGGCCGCAGATGGGAGCTCTGGGGACGTCGCGGCCGGCGGTGCACAAGTACCGTCGGCCGTTGCGCCCTCGACTGCTCTTACCTCTGGCAAGTCCACTGCCACGCCGCCTCCCAGACCACCGCCTCCCGCGACAGCTACCAATGGTACACCACGTGCATTGTCTCCAGCTGTTAGCGGAGCATCACCTGGTAGGCCAGCCTCGGGGCCTGCTTCAACTGCCGCCAGTGCAGCCCCGAGCAAGAGTGCATTCGATGATCTAAATGACAGTATTCGCATGGCACTGGGTGGGTCTCCGTCGCGACCGGCACCCCTTGCTCAGCACGCTCCTCCTacgcaacagcagcagcaacaacagcaacaacaacaacagcaacagcaaccaTCGCAACAACCCGTCCAACAGGGCTTCGCCATGTTCGACATGGGAAGTAGTATGGGGGCCACTGGCCACCCGATGATGGCCGGTGGCCAGATGGTTGGTTACGGTGTTCCTCCGTCGTCTCAAGTACCCCCTGTCGGCTATGGTTCTCCGGCTAAGCAGCCAATGTCAG CAGCTGGACAATCAGCAACTACCGCGGCAGCCAGTGGTAAAGTCCTAACTGGAGATCTAGATAGTAGCCTTGCCAGTTTAGCACAGAATTTgacgattaataaaagtaCTCAACAGCAAGTTAA GGGAATGCAATGGAATTCTCCAAAAAATACGGCTAAAACCGGTGGTCCTGCTGGATGGACACCACAACCAATGGCAGCTACTACTGGCGCTGGATATCGTCCTATG gatTTCAAATGGAATGACGGAAAGGAAGCACCGATTTTGTAA
- the LOC122630788 gene encoding phosphatidylinositol-binding clathrin assembly protein unc-11 isoform X4 has product MAGQTINDRLLAARHSIAGQGLAKSVCKATTEEMIGPKKKHLDYLIHCTNEPNVSIPQLANLLIERSQNTNWTVVFKALITVHHMLCYGNERFTQYLASSNSTFQLSNFLDKSGVQGYDMSPFIRRYAKYLNEKALSYRTVAFDFCKVKRGKEDGTLRTMNAEKLLKTLPVLQSQLDALLEFDCTANDLTNGVINMAFMLLFRDLIRLFACYNDGIINLLEKYFDMNKKQCRDALELYKKFLIRMDRVGDFLKVAEDVGIDKGDIPDLTKAPSSLLDALEQHLASLEGKKGSAANTPTQSASNRTNIKSGVSALSSTSTAFGTAASNARLDHTGNGHIDEALRQQALAEEEAAMNQYKAKVQSPSGGPSTNPFLSSPTNNANQPIVDLFSAAPATDSQPQKASDDLLQLAGNPFADMFGAPQQAPPAQSAQVQNNMWMTNGNGFAATPANNNFVTDNSFSSVFGNQDQQSTGAPGTAGSVPNPFMSDFPTAASQASNAAAALGLFDQSGVTAGSNAGEAQAAAAATAAAAAAASQSGGDLFSAGGQADLFGGDSAMLKAADGSSGDVAAGGAQVPSAVAPSTALTSGKSTATPPPRPPPPATATNGTPRALSPAVSGASPGRPASGPASTAASAAPSKSAFDDLNDSIRMALGGSPSRPAPLAQHAPPTQQQQQQQQQQQQQQQPSQQPVQQGFAMFDMGSSMGATGHPMMAGGQMVGYGVPPSSQVPPVGYGSPAKQPMSAAGQSATTAAASGKVLTGDLDSSLASLAQNLTINKSTQQQVKGMQWNSPKNTAKTGGPAGWTPQPMAATTGAGYRPMGQGMTQLPATTTLAFPPQTAPLGMQGMPMGMQGMQGMRPMMGTMPGPAAGGGGMMVTGGAAPMMMPNANPMMGANLQQQQPQPAAAQPQGNAVQLDPFGAL; this is encoded by the exons ATCTCATTCATTGTACGAACGAGCCAAACGTTTCGATACCACAACTCGCTAATCTTTTGATAGAACGATCGCAAAATACAAATTGGACGGTCGTTTTTAAAGCTCTCATAACGGTGCATCATATGCTTTGTTATGGCAATGAG AGGTTTACACAATACTTGGCGTCGAGCAACAGCACGTTTCAGCTCAGCAATTTCCTCGATAAAAGCGGAGTACAAG GTTACGACATGTCACCGTTTATCAGACGATATGCCAAATACTTGAACGAGAAGGCTCTTTCATACAGGACGGTTGCATTTGATTTCTGCAAAGTCAAAAGAGG aaaagaagacGGCACGTTGCGTACCATGAATGCAGAAAAACTACTAAAAACTTTGCCTGTCCTACAATCGCAATTGGATGCACTTCTAGAATTTGATTGTACAGCAAACGATCTTACAAATGGTGTTATAAATATGGCATTTATGCTTCTATTCCGAGACCTCATACGTTTGTTTGCCTGTTACAATGATGGAATTATTAATCTCTTAg aaaAGTATTTTGACATGAACAAAAAACAATGTCGAGATGCTTTGGAATTGTATAAAAAGTTTCTCATAAGAATGGATAGGGTTGGTGACTTTTTAAAAGTCGCAGag gATGTTGGTATCGATAAAGGCGATATACCGGATTTGACGAAG gCACCGAGTAGTTTGTTAGATGCGTTAGAACAGCATCTTGCATCATTAGAAGGGAAAAAGGGCTCTGCTGCAAATACGCCAACTCAATCGGCAAG CAATAGAACGAATATAAAGTCGGGAGTGTCCGCCCTGTCTTCCACCAGTACCGCATTTGGAACGGCAGCTAGTAACGCACGGCTCGATCATACTGGAAATGGACATATCGACGAAGCATTGAGGCAACAAGCTCTTGCGGAAGAGGAAGCAGCGATGAATCAGTACAAG GCAAAAGTGCAATCGCCCTCAGGTGGTCCAAGTACAAATCCTTTCTTGAGTTCTCCTACCAACAATGCCAATCAGCCAATAGTTGATCTATTTAGTGCAGCACCAGCAACGGATAGCCAG cCACAAAAAGCATCCGATGATTTGCTCCAACTGGCAGGAAATCCTTTCGCAGATATGTTTGGTGCACCGCAACAAGCTCCTCCAGCACAGTCTGCACAAGTACAAAATAATATGTGGATGACCAACGGTAATG GTTTTGCAGCGACACCAGCAAATAATAACTTTGTTACAGATAATAGCTTTTCCTCTGTTTTTGGAAATCAGGATCAACAGTCAA CTGGTGCCCCAGGAACAGCCGGATCCGTACCCAATCCCTTTATGTCCGACTTCCCAACCGCCGCTTCCCAAGCTAGCAATGCAGCCGCTGCTCTAGGGCTGTTCGATCAAAGCGGCGTTACTGCCGGTAGTAACGCTGGCGAAGCtcaagcagcagcagcagcaacagcagcagcagcagcggcggCATCACAAAGCGGCGGAGACCTCTTCAGTGCCGGCGGTCAGGCAGATCTCTTTGGGGGCGACTCTGCAATGCTCAAGGCCGCAGATGGGAGCTCTGGGGACGTCGCGGCCGGCGGTGCACAAGTACCGTCGGCCGTTGCGCCCTCGACTGCTCTTACCTCTGGCAAGTCCACTGCCACGCCGCCTCCCAGACCACCGCCTCCCGCGACAGCTACCAATGGTACACCACGTGCATTGTCTCCAGCTGTTAGCGGAGCATCACCTGGTAGGCCAGCCTCGGGGCCTGCTTCAACTGCCGCCAGTGCAGCCCCGAGCAAGAGTGCATTCGATGATCTAAATGACAGTATTCGCATGGCACTGGGTGGGTCTCCGTCGCGACCGGCACCCCTTGCTCAGCACGCTCCTCCTacgcaacagcagcagcaacaacagcaacaacaacaacagcaacagcaaccaTCGCAACAACCCGTCCAACAGGGCTTCGCCATGTTCGACATGGGAAGTAGTATGGGGGCCACTGGCCACCCGATGATGGCCGGTGGCCAGATGGTTGGTTACGGTGTTCCTCCGTCGTCTCAAGTACCCCCTGTCGGCTATGGTTCTCCGGCTAAGCAGCCAATGTCAG CAGCTGGACAATCAGCAACTACCGCGGCAGCCAGTGGTAAAGTCCTAACTGGAGATCTAGATAGTAGCCTTGCCAGTTTAGCACAGAATTTgacgattaataaaagtaCTCAACAGCAAGTTAA GGGAATGCAATGGAATTCTCCAAAAAATACGGCTAAAACCGGTGGTCCTGCTGGATGGACACCACAACCAATGGCAGCTACTACTGGCGCTGGATATCGTCCTATG GGTCAAGGAATGACGCAACTTCCTGCTACAACCACGTTGGCCTTTCCCCCACAGACAGCACCATTG GGTATGCAAGGTATGCCAATGGGCATGCAAGGTATGCAAGGTATGAGGCCGATGATGGGTACAATGCCAGGGCCCGCTGCTGGAGGTGGTGGTATGATGGTTACGGGTGGAGCTGCCCCAATGATGATGCCTAATGCAAATCCTATGATGGGTGCTAATCTTCAGCAGCAGCAACCACAACCTGCTGCTGCTCAGCCACAAGGCAATGCTGTTCAACTTGATCCTTTTGGTGCTCTATGA